Part of the Caballeronia sp. SL2Y3 genome is shown below.
GACATGCTGCGACGCCGGTTCGCCTTCCGGCGTCGCTGCGCAGGCGTGGTAGAACGGCGGGCGCGTTATTGCTTCATCGTCCCGGTCGACTTGGAACCACGCGCCGGCTGTTGCGACGTATCCGGCGACATGCCTTGCTCGCGCTTTTCCATCAGCGTGCCGCTCCCGGACGTGCCGGAAGGCGCGCCGCCCTGCGACGCATCGTTTGCGCCGCCGGGCGAGGCGTTCTGCCCCTGCTGCTGCGTTTCCGGGCGTTGGTTCATCTGGTCGCGCGTCATTTCCTGCGCAAGGGTGGCGGTGCTGGCAAGCGCGAGAAGGGCGCCTGCGATCGCTGCGGTCGCTTTCATGGCTGTCTCCTGGTTCCAGGCGCAAGTCGCGCCGTGCAAGGGTAATAGCATCGGCTGTGCCGCGCTCTACAGACGAAATCTGCCGCTTATCTCAAAACCATCTACGATGAATATTGGCGCTGCCAAACGGATGCCGATTCATTACAATTCGCGCTCCAAACGAACTTGAGCCGCCCATATTCGATTCAATGGGCCCGATGCAACCGGAGTGTTTCATGTCGATCACACTGAACGATTTATTGGCATGGAGCGAAAGCCTGCCCGATCGCAATAGCGACGAAGCGAAAATGCTTGACGCACTCATCCAGAAACGTGAAGCGGAATTGAGATTGCGCATCGCTGATTTGATTGCGGCCGTGAGTCAGCAAGAGAACTGGAAACTGCATCGGTGCGCGGCAACGGCGCGGCGCATCGAGCAAACTTCCACCGCGCATCTGGAGGCGGTGTATGAATATTTTCGGGATCGCAACGAAGGGCGCTTGCATTTCGAAGCGCCCGAAATTCTCGCCGATTCCTTCGTCGACGGTCAGGCCGGCCCAGACCGGCTGTGCGCGCCCGTCGCGACCAACGGCGACGCGAACTACGCGATCAGAGCGGGAACGCCGGCCGAGCCGATCGTCAATCTCTATGGGCGGATGAAGAATCTCGAGTCGCGGCTTGCCGATACGCCGGGCATCGCGTGCGGCATTCAGGGTATCCGGATCATGCGGATGGTGGCGCTGATGTCGAAGGCGCGATCGGCGCAACTCGCCAATCTGCGCATCAGCGGAATGCAGGCCGTCTACCGGCACATGTAATTATCTGTGCGCGCGAAACGAATGACCGGGTCACTTACCGTTTAACGCGTTGACATGCCGGCGATTTGATTTGCTGCATGAGTTCGATTGCATCTGAAAATCGCTCGCCTATACTGGGTTTCATCAGCCGAAAGTCTGTTCGATTCTCGTGGTCGCTTGTTCGTCATCCAGAATAATCAGCGCGAATATTCAGAATATGCGACGCGCATAAAGGCACCTGGATTCATCAGGGAACGTCAAAAACGCAGCCGTAAGTCAACTCTGGAGTCATCGTGAAAAGCCTGCTGAGCAGACGCGGCACATTACTCGATAACGCGCCCTCGTTCCTTCTCCGCCAGAAGGGGAGTGCTCCGGTCCGCTTCGCTGCGCAAAGCAAGCCCGACGCACCGGAGCCGTCCGACGAATCCGAACCCGCCGCGCCGCAAACCGCCACGCGCGTCACGCCGCTGCGTCCGACAGGCGGGTCGGCGCCGTTTGCCGCGCACGGTCTGCAGGCGGCGCAGATTGCGGAAGTGGAGTGGCTGATTCAGCAATCCACGCTCGCCGTTTTCCGGACATTTCAAAGTTTCGCGTATAGTGCGAGCCTGCTTTTCTATCCGCGCGATCTCACTTACTATGCCGTGCTCTATCACGAGGACGCCGTATGGCGCGTGCTGAAAGCGGGCGATATCGACGCCGCCGAGCCCGCATTCCGGCATTTCGTCGAGCAGGCCGTGCGGCTCGCGGAAGCAGAAATGCGGCGCGCGCACTTGCAGGCGCAAAACGAGCAGTTCGCACGGCTGATTGCCGAGTCGGAGGCGCAGGTCGAACGTTCCCGCGTGGATCTCCAGCGCGGCAGTACGCAGGACCAGGAGGTTGCGCTCAGGCAACAGGAGGTTCGCAAGGATCTCGCGCAACTGGAAGTGCGGCGCGTGGCGGCTCAGGCGCAATTGAACAAGCTGCAACGGCAAATGCACCAGCTCGCCGCGACCAGCAACGAAACGGTGCCACATCTGCCATCGGGGCGTTGAGGCAGAATCCCGGGCGCAACCGCGCCGTCAAGCGTCTCTTCGCTCGTCTTTGTCGGCGTACGAAACGTGGGTCTGCGAAATGTAGCTGCAGAGGCCGCGGCCGGCGCGGGCACGCCGCTTCATTTGCTCGACGTGCGTGCGGCCCGACTCGCGGTAGTTGTAAAGATAGGTCCGTCCGTCGGCAAAGCGCACGCGAATGCCGTCGGGCAGAATTTCATAAGCCGACACGCCGGAATTGCCCGCGTCGTTCCGATAGGGCTGCATAAGCGTTTTCCCCGCACGTTCTCGCCGCAGGGCGGGCGGCAAGCATTTAATCAAAGCCGGTACTAAAGAATTTCCGGTTCCGGCCGATATCGTTGTTATGTGTCAGCGGCCGGGGCCAGAAGGGTGTCATGGATAAAGATCAATTGCCGTTTCTCGATTCAAACGATCCGCACTTCCAGCACGCGCGCGCGCTGAGTCTGTCCGTCGGCGCGATTCGTCGCGCGCAGGGCAAGTGCAGCCCGAACGACTTCCCCGTTGGCTCGCTCGAATGGCATTTCGCGGTGGAAGAGTTCGCAACCGATGTCCTGCGCGTGCTCATGGGCGACGACGCGCAAGACGTCGACTTGCCGATCGGCGAGCGTCCGCTCGACTGATTGCCGTTGACGCGCGCGCCGTGCGGCGCGCGCTTCGCTACAGCTTGACGCCGCCGGCTTCCGGCGCGTCGACGCCTCCGGGCGGAATCGCGCCGGTGCCGCTGACGTCGTTCGTGCTCGGCGCGCCGGGGCCGCTGGACCCGCTTGACCAGTACGGCTCGCGGCCATAGTGCTGATGCACCGAGCTCGCCCAGACGGGATCAGCCATCGACGGCCACGCGTCCTTGTCGAATCCCGGCGAATTGCGCACTTGGTCGGCCGTCGCCGCCAGGCGAAAGCAGCGGTTGTCCGTGTCGAGCGTCAGCGCGCTCCAGGGCACAGCCAGCAGCTTGTCGCCGATGCCGAGAAAGCCGCCACTTGAGAGCACCGCATACGCCACGCGGCCGCTCGTCACATCCAGCATGATTTCCTTGAGCGAGCCGACGTCGTGGCCGTCGCTGCTCAGCACTGCGTTGCCATCCAGCGTGCTCGCCGCCATGACGTCGGGGCCCGGACCCGCGGCCGTCGCGGCGCCCTTGCCGATGATCGTTGCACCACCGGACGATTCTCCCATCGGTCGGTTCATGATCTGCTCCTTGACGTTTCCCTGATGCCCAGGCGTGTGTCTGGCTGCTGTTCGTCGGTGTCCGGTTCGCCGCGTCGTTGGCTATCCGGACTACTCCGCATGAGCAACGCCTGTGCCCGTGCGCCTGCTGCGTTCTGCTAAGCTGCGGGCTCGTTCATCCTTCGTGCCGCCCATGATCGAATTCGAGGAACTGCTCGCCGTCGCCTACAAGAAGGAACGTCTGAAAAGCCGCCGGCTCGTGAAGAGCGCGGCCTATTCCGAGCACGCGGCGCTCGTGAAGACGCTGACGAAGGCGGCGGGCACGCAGTCCTTGAAAGAATTGGTCGATGCACGGCGCGCCGCGCACGCGAGAGCCGCTGACGCGCTGCGCCTGCGCAGGCTGGCGCGTGCAGACCGTCCGGCGCAGCCGCGCGCGTCCGATCCGCGACCGGACGATGGGAGCGCGTGGACCGGCTGGTTCGACGGTTCCGCGCTGCC
Proteins encoded:
- a CDS encoding DUF2968 domain-containing protein, whose product is MKSLLSRRGTLLDNAPSFLLRQKGSAPVRFAAQSKPDAPEPSDESEPAAPQTATRVTPLRPTGGSAPFAAHGLQAAQIAEVEWLIQQSTLAVFRTFQSFAYSASLLFYPRDLTYYAVLYHEDAVWRVLKAGDIDAAEPAFRHFVEQAVRLAEAEMRRAHLQAQNEQFARLIAESEAQVERSRVDLQRGSTQDQEVALRQQEVRKDLAQLEVRRVAAQAQLNKLQRQMHQLAATSNETVPHLPSGR
- a CDS encoding PRC-barrel domain-containing protein — translated: MNRPMGESSGGATIIGKGAATAAGPGPDVMAASTLDGNAVLSSDGHDVGSLKEIMLDVTSGRVAYAVLSSGGFLGIGDKLLAVPWSALTLDTDNRCFRLAATADQVRNSPGFDKDAWPSMADPVWASSVHQHYGREPYWSSGSSGPGAPSTNDVSGTGAIPPGGVDAPEAGGVKL